One Vallitalea pronyensis genomic region harbors:
- a CDS encoding extracellular solute-binding protein: MKKTMLTKVVGLLLILTMLTMVACSRSDNEGKDNSTSKENSGSKDGKAANDSGTDDVSNEHITISMYNDATPPDFYPEETPIGQKILENTNVTLEIEYLVDDAETKEGLLLVSNELPDLISTRNVSKFIEAGVVVPLDDYIEKYGEDLKRVYGDDLELLRASDGHIYSISNSRGLAPWSKQPGKAMYIQQAVLQEFDYPEITTIDAYFDIIKKYQDKYPEINGQKTLGFTMLSDDWRFGIGVLGPIKFINGYQDDGEVLVDEVNGTYKSRLLYASPEAKAYFKKVNEMYLGGYFDESSFTSNYDQYNEKLTQGRVLGMHDQYWQIEQANSAILASDYPERAYVGLPILAEEGITEYYNQPTPVEASKGLMISTSCKDPERVFKFLNDLLKEENQKLNFWGEEGVEYTVADDGSFVFTDEQLALWQDDNYLRSRGVKAFDYPYPVISNLQYYSDGNIGRPNGDPDFMKASYTVLDLEVCDAYGWETLQSGFTYEPTRAYGFAWSMNPRTNNNEDATYALATAGDLMKSYVPKLILTDEGDFNSVWEEYAEKMDKINVSDYTDFIDAKIVERIEANNPSLQ, encoded by the coding sequence ATGAAAAAGACAATGTTAACAAAGGTAGTAGGTTTATTGCTTATATTGACCATGCTGACAATGGTAGCTTGTAGTCGTTCTGATAATGAAGGTAAGGACAATTCTACATCTAAGGAAAACAGTGGCAGTAAAGATGGAAAAGCAGCCAACGATTCAGGAACAGATGACGTTTCAAACGAGCATATTACGATTTCAATGTATAATGATGCAACACCACCGGATTTCTATCCTGAAGAAACACCAATTGGACAAAAAATCTTAGAAAATACCAATGTAACCTTGGAAATAGAGTACTTAGTTGATGATGCTGAGACAAAAGAAGGTTTGTTACTTGTAAGTAATGAATTGCCGGACTTAATTTCAACAAGAAATGTGAGCAAATTTATAGAAGCCGGTGTAGTCGTTCCTTTGGATGACTATATTGAGAAATACGGTGAAGACTTAAAGAGAGTATATGGAGATGATCTTGAACTCCTAAGAGCTTCTGATGGGCATATTTATAGTATATCCAACTCAAGAGGTCTTGCGCCTTGGTCAAAGCAACCTGGAAAGGCAATGTATATTCAGCAGGCAGTCTTACAAGAATTTGATTATCCTGAAATCACAACCATTGATGCGTATTTTGATATTATAAAGAAATACCAGGATAAGTATCCTGAAATCAATGGCCAGAAAACGCTAGGTTTCACCATGCTGTCTGATGACTGGAGATTTGGCATTGGTGTTCTTGGCCCCATTAAATTTATAAATGGGTATCAAGATGATGGTGAAGTACTGGTTGATGAGGTTAATGGAACATACAAGTCAAGGTTACTCTATGCATCACCAGAAGCAAAAGCATATTTCAAGAAAGTCAATGAAATGTACTTAGGTGGATACTTTGATGAATCCAGTTTTACATCGAACTATGACCAATACAATGAAAAATTGACCCAAGGTAGAGTTCTTGGTATGCATGATCAGTACTGGCAAATTGAACAAGCAAACTCTGCTATATTAGCAAGTGACTATCCTGAACGTGCATATGTTGGTCTTCCCATTTTAGCAGAAGAAGGTATCACAGAGTACTATAATCAGCCAACACCAGTAGAAGCATCTAAAGGTCTTATGATTTCAACATCCTGTAAAGATCCTGAACGTGTATTTAAGTTCTTAAATGACCTGCTTAAGGAAGAGAATCAAAAGTTGAATTTCTGGGGTGAAGAAGGTGTTGAATACACAGTTGCTGATGATGGAAGTTTTGTATTCACCGATGAGCAATTAGCATTATGGCAAGATGATAACTACTTAAGAAGCAGAGGTGTCAAAGCATTTGACTACCCATATCCAGTGATCAGTAACTTACAATATTACAGCGATGGAAACATTGGTCGACCTAATGGAGATCCAGATTTCATGAAAGCTTCTTATACGGTGCTTGATCTTGAAGTGTGTGATGCATACGGATGGGAAACTTTACAATCAGGCTTTACATATGAACCAACAAGAGCCTATGGATTTGCATGGAGTATGAATCCCAGAACAAACAATAACGAAGATGCAACATATGCTCTTGCTACTGCTGGAGACTTAATGAAATCTTATGTACCTAAGTTAATCCTTACGGATGAAGGTGATTTTAATTCAGTATGGGAAGAATATGCAGAAAAAATGGATAAGATCAATGTAAGTGATTACACAGATTTTATCGATGCTAAGATTGTTGAAAGAATTGAAGCTAATAATCCTTCACTTCAATAA
- a CDS encoding MFS transporter — protein sequence MSQSRVTLTKIVKGYIGGKFRRIYLMAYPENDREVNMSLNMYKYSEAASITMTQLAGGTFLASLLLRLNFQEEGIAVVFGLSNIASVLQLFTAVWVQKMLKRKPFVCGSVLLKSGLALMFFLPLFLRGNTHVRLIAAGLYLLGYIGIQIGNSPAKDWVVSMVPDGKRGYYFAKTDAFSVGVITISTIGMGLVMDFFQTRNETMGFVTVGFALLVLVMLNFIAFSRMKEKRITRLDTIGREMHGRMLKRQLKEEEIVETLSLFKEMKLALSNNRFRRELMLSLLFTTGFQMGLPFNASYQIKELSLSFSFIMITGACANGIRIFISPRIGRLADKIGTGKVLKFAFVGLMMHHVLMSFANENNGQIMIPAAILSAALAWSFVGTGLLNLQFDLLDEKKMTIQLSLVSLFSSVWGYVTILLSTGLFSMFERLFDAHNINLYPQQGLNAVNVIVYLLTIIYIHYRIQTLKRVK from the coding sequence ATGTCACAATCAAGAGTAACATTGACTAAGATTGTAAAAGGGTATATAGGTGGAAAGTTTAGAAGAATTTACTTGATGGCTTATCCTGAAAATGATCGAGAAGTCAACATGAGTTTAAACATGTATAAATATTCGGAAGCTGCTTCTATTACGATGACACAGCTTGCTGGAGGCACTTTTCTTGCATCTTTACTTCTTCGCTTGAATTTCCAAGAAGAAGGTATTGCAGTGGTTTTTGGACTCAGTAACATTGCTTCGGTTTTACAATTGTTTACGGCTGTGTGGGTTCAGAAAATGTTAAAGAGAAAACCTTTTGTATGTGGAAGCGTCTTATTGAAAAGTGGACTTGCATTAATGTTCTTTTTACCATTGTTTTTACGGGGTAACACTCATGTCCGATTGATAGCAGCAGGATTATATCTTCTAGGTTATATAGGTATTCAGATTGGTAATTCTCCAGCTAAAGATTGGGTTGTTTCTATGGTACCAGATGGTAAACGTGGTTACTATTTTGCTAAAACCGATGCTTTTAGTGTTGGTGTTATTACGATATCTACCATAGGTATGGGATTGGTCATGGATTTTTTTCAAACCAGGAATGAAACAATGGGTTTTGTTACTGTAGGGTTTGCACTCTTAGTACTGGTGATGCTTAATTTTATTGCTTTTAGTCGTATGAAGGAGAAACGCATTACAAGGCTGGATACAATTGGGCGTGAGATGCATGGACGGATGCTAAAAAGACAGCTAAAGGAAGAAGAAATAGTGGAAACGTTGTCTTTGTTTAAAGAAATGAAGCTAGCTCTATCGAATAACCGTTTTCGAAGGGAATTAATGTTAAGCTTACTGTTTACCACCGGATTTCAGATGGGTTTGCCTTTTAACGCTAGTTATCAAATTAAAGAGCTCTCATTGTCCTTTTCATTTATCATGATCACCGGCGCATGTGCAAATGGAATAAGAATATTTATTTCACCTAGGATTGGGAGACTAGCAGATAAAATAGGAACAGGAAAAGTGCTGAAATTTGCATTCGTAGGATTAATGATGCATCATGTATTGATGAGTTTTGCAAATGAAAACAACGGACAAATTATGATACCTGCAGCAATATTATCAGCTGCTTTGGCATGGAGCTTCGTGGGTACCGGACTTTTAAATCTACAGTTTGATTTATTAGATGAAAAGAAGATGACGATACAGTTATCCCTTGTGTCATTGTTTTCAAGTGTATGGGGTTATGTCACTATTTTATTAAGTACCGGATTGTTTAGTATGTTCGAAAGATTATTTGACGCACATAACATTAATTTATATCCTCAACAAGGACTTAATGCAGTTAATGTTATTGTATATTTATTAACGATTATATACATTCATTATCGCATTCAAACCCTAAAAAGGGTTAAATAA
- a CDS encoding beta-galactosidase trimerization domain-containing protein — MMLIPYRQIHLDFHTSPFIGDVGKDFDSKDFVKTLKEAHVNGINVFAKCHHGMHYCDTDLGVVHPSCERDLLGEMLKELKEEGMIANVYFPMGWEETAAEKESWLEVSPQGVLGGKTPFDDYFYKWRKLCLNNKEYRVFMKEQIKELMERYAFAGFWFDIIFQEQCLCKTCLSEMKALGMDPQTEEDRLKHDYQVLEAFQKDIYDYVKSMDETKTIFFNGQWTPDGGYEPDYNIEKRGKYQTHVEVESLPSELWGYNLFPLYVNYHNRFNGECIGMNGKFHNAWGDFGSLRNEEALEFECFRMLANGSKCSIGDQLHPRGVLDTATYKRIGQIYAQIEAREPWCVHDEKISEIGIVMVHHAFEKDMLADEGALRMMLELKQQFDFIKWQDDFNKYKLIILPDRVTFDKEASMKISDYIKNGGKVIATHKSGLNKDESQYLLKEAAITYEGDADYTPMYLDLNGFSEKVDDMLYALYEKGSKVFANNQDQIQAALYKPYYNRTYDCFCSHRQFPHDEKIQEAGIVNTGEVIYISHPLFTDYIVNGVRVYREIIEKAIHDLMGTPIIETSLPSSGEVTVRKQHNRLIIHMSHYIAEKKSKRLELVDTKLPVYGIQMQVNMMGNKDMRKIKPRKVYLVPEMESLDFDYNEGKLKVTIEKLCGHRMLVIE; from the coding sequence ATGATGCTAATACCATACAGACAGATACATTTAGATTTTCATACATCCCCATTTATAGGTGATGTGGGTAAGGATTTTGATTCAAAAGACTTCGTCAAAACATTAAAGGAAGCTCATGTAAATGGTATTAATGTGTTTGCCAAATGTCATCATGGCATGCATTATTGTGATACGGATTTAGGTGTAGTGCATCCGTCATGTGAAAGGGACCTATTAGGTGAAATGCTGAAAGAACTTAAAGAGGAGGGCATGATTGCCAATGTTTATTTTCCAATGGGTTGGGAAGAAACTGCAGCTGAGAAGGAAAGCTGGTTGGAGGTATCTCCCCAAGGTGTTCTAGGTGGAAAAACGCCTTTTGATGATTACTTTTATAAATGGAGAAAATTATGCCTGAATAACAAAGAATACAGAGTGTTTATGAAGGAACAGATTAAAGAATTAATGGAGCGTTATGCGTTTGCAGGGTTCTGGTTTGACATTATTTTTCAAGAGCAGTGTTTATGTAAGACTTGTCTTTCTGAAATGAAGGCATTAGGCATGGACCCACAAACAGAAGAGGACAGACTTAAGCATGACTATCAAGTTCTTGAAGCGTTCCAAAAAGATATATATGACTATGTTAAATCCATGGATGAAACCAAAACCATATTCTTTAATGGACAGTGGACACCGGATGGTGGGTATGAGCCTGATTATAACATTGAAAAACGAGGCAAGTATCAAACCCATGTTGAAGTAGAATCGTTGCCGTCAGAATTGTGGGGATATAATCTGTTTCCACTCTATGTGAATTACCACAATCGCTTTAATGGTGAATGCATTGGTATGAACGGTAAGTTCCATAATGCATGGGGAGATTTTGGATCACTCAGAAATGAAGAAGCTCTAGAATTTGAATGTTTTAGAATGCTGGCTAATGGTTCAAAATGTTCCATTGGTGACCAATTGCATCCAAGAGGTGTTCTTGACACGGCAACCTATAAAAGAATTGGACAAATTTATGCTCAAATTGAGGCTAGAGAACCATGGTGTGTTCATGATGAGAAAATTTCAGAAATAGGTATTGTGATGGTCCACCATGCTTTTGAAAAAGACATGCTCGCTGATGAAGGTGCGTTACGCATGATGCTTGAACTTAAGCAGCAATTTGATTTTATAAAGTGGCAAGATGATTTTAATAAGTATAAATTAATCATTTTACCTGATCGTGTAACCTTTGATAAAGAAGCTTCTATGAAGATAAGTGACTATATTAAAAATGGAGGTAAGGTTATTGCTACCCATAAATCAGGGTTAAATAAAGATGAATCACAATACCTATTAAAAGAAGCTGCAATTACATATGAAGGTGATGCAGACTATACACCAATGTATTTGGATCTTAATGGATTTAGTGAAAAAGTTGATGATATGTTGTATGCATTGTATGAAAAAGGATCAAAAGTATTTGCTAATAACCAAGACCAGATCCAAGCAGCACTGTATAAACCTTACTATAACAGAACCTATGATTGTTTTTGCTCCCATCGACAGTTTCCTCATGATGAAAAAATTCAAGAAGCTGGTATTGTTAATACCGGAGAAGTTATTTATATCAGTCATCCATTGTTCACAGACTATATAGTCAACGGTGTACGTGTTTATAGAGAGATTATTGAAAAAGCTATCCATGATTTAATGGGAACCCCTATCATTGAAACGTCATTACCAAGTAGTGGAGAAGTGACAGTTAGAAAGCAACATAATCGTTTGATTATTCATATGAGTCACTATATAGCAGAAAAAAAATCTAAACGTTTGGAGTTGGTTGATACGAAATTACCTGTTTATGGTATTCAGATGCAAGTCAATATGATGGGAAACAAAGATATGCGTAAGATAAAACCGAGGAAAGTATATCTTGTACCAGAGATGGAGTCTTTAGACTTTGATTATAATGAAGGCAAATTGAAAGTTACCATAGAAAAACTATGTGGTCATCGTATGTTAGTCATTGAATAA
- a CDS encoding nucleoside hydrolase: MKEWIILDTDIGGDIDDTWALALLLKMDCYDIKLISITGYDTFYQVQLTAKLLTIAGREDIPIAYNLPQDCNRGAQDRWIEDFSLEHYRGRIYTGTLEPMKKVIHESRDKVKILSIGDKTNVAELLRNHDEAVHKCIVYSMQGSFDETFAETNIRSDFQSARQLLAYDVEKHIIPTDVCGKTKLDGSYYEALLASEDSLVKAVLDNYRIWWEDCDWNEHQQNVDIESSILYDPVTLMYMYDESAFTHEDMDMYVDFNGLTHIESGYGNRVHCATGIIDEEKLKKDMVRLLLE, from the coding sequence ATGAAAGAATGGATAATACTTGATACAGATATTGGTGGTGATATTGATGATACTTGGGCTTTGGCATTATTACTAAAGATGGACTGTTATGATATAAAATTAATTTCCATCACAGGATATGATACGTTTTATCAGGTTCAACTAACAGCCAAATTACTAACCATTGCAGGAAGAGAAGATATTCCTATTGCATACAATCTTCCTCAAGATTGCAACAGAGGAGCCCAAGATCGATGGATTGAAGATTTTTCCTTAGAACATTATAGAGGACGTATCTACACGGGAACGTTAGAACCTATGAAAAAAGTTATTCATGAAAGCAGAGATAAAGTGAAAATTTTATCGATTGGTGATAAGACAAATGTTGCAGAACTTCTAAGAAATCATGATGAGGCTGTCCATAAATGCATTGTTTATTCCATGCAGGGATCCTTTGACGAAACCTTTGCCGAAACCAATATACGATCGGATTTTCAGTCAGCAAGGCAACTATTAGCTTATGATGTTGAGAAACATATAATACCTACAGATGTTTGTGGAAAAACCAAACTAGACGGAAGTTATTATGAGGCATTATTAGCATCCGAGGATTCTTTGGTGAAAGCGGTTTTAGACAATTATAGAATTTGGTGGGAAGACTGTGATTGGAATGAACATCAACAGAATGTTGATATAGAAAGTTCCATTTTGTACGATCCAGTTACGTTAATGTATATGTATGATGAAAGTGCTTTTACGCACGAAGATATGGATATGTATGTTGATTTTAACGGTTTAACCCATATAGAATCAGGTTATGGTAATAGAGTACATTGTGCCACAGGCATTATCGATGAAGAAAAACTTAAGAAAGATATGGTTCGATTGTTGCTAGAATAA
- a CDS encoding xylulokinase, producing MNDNNKMNKRYLGIELGSTRIKVVLIDENLKPVATGSSAWENRLIDGYWSYDLDLVWDKIREAYGEMAAQYKSLTKKSLSKVNAIGISGMMHGYLPFDKNDQLLTGFRTWRNNKQLHASQALTQLFDYPVPQRWSIAHFYQAMLNQEEHVSKVYALNTLAGYVHWKLTGKRVIGIGEASGMFPIDSHTKNYNIEMMSKFNTKAEEIGYQVNIEEILPIVQVAGETAGYLTNEGAKLIDPSGCLEGNIPMCPPEGDAATGMVATNSVKTKTGNISAGTSIFAMIVLEKNLKKRHSEIDMVTTPTGNPVAMVHVNNGTSDLNGWVELLGEAAKLLGADFSINTLYEQLYKESLKGEKDCDGLLAYNYISGEHITDFESGRPLFVRRPDSRFTLANFMKAHLYASMAVLRIGLDILTVDEAIHVSEITGHGGLFKTPIVGQRYMAGATNIPVTVMNHAGEGGPWGMALLASYVEKKEAYPDISQFLEDEVFSDVDKRIMYPCDADVAGFRKYLKAYKKGICIERRAVDNM from the coding sequence ATGAATGATAACAATAAGATGAATAAACGATACCTTGGCATTGAATTAGGTTCCACAAGGATAAAAGTGGTGCTAATCGATGAAAATCTTAAGCCAGTTGCTACAGGTAGTTCAGCGTGGGAGAATCGTTTAATCGATGGATATTGGTCCTATGACCTTGATTTGGTATGGGATAAAATTAGAGAAGCTTATGGTGAAATGGCTGCTCAGTATAAGTCTTTGACAAAGAAATCTCTTAGTAAAGTCAATGCAATTGGAATCAGTGGTATGATGCATGGTTACTTACCATTTGATAAAAATGACCAATTATTAACAGGATTTAGAACTTGGAGAAATAATAAACAGTTACATGCATCACAAGCATTAACACAACTCTTTGATTATCCAGTGCCTCAGAGATGGAGCATTGCTCATTTTTATCAAGCAATGTTAAATCAAGAAGAACATGTATCCAAGGTATACGCTTTAAACACTTTAGCTGGCTATGTTCACTGGAAACTTACAGGAAAAAGAGTAATAGGCATTGGAGAAGCATCCGGTATGTTTCCCATTGATTCACATACTAAAAACTATAACATAGAAATGATGAGCAAATTTAATACAAAAGCAGAAGAAATAGGCTATCAAGTGAATATAGAAGAGATACTTCCTATTGTTCAAGTTGCTGGAGAAACGGCTGGTTACTTGACCAATGAAGGAGCAAAATTAATTGATCCAAGTGGTTGTTTGGAAGGGAATATACCCATGTGTCCTCCGGAAGGTGATGCAGCAACGGGTATGGTTGCTACAAATAGCGTAAAAACGAAGACGGGTAATATATCTGCAGGAACGTCTATATTTGCCATGATTGTGTTAGAAAAAAATCTTAAAAAACGACATTCAGAAATTGATATGGTAACAACACCAACAGGTAATCCAGTAGCTATGGTTCATGTGAACAATGGTACTTCAGATTTAAATGGATGGGTTGAATTGTTAGGTGAAGCTGCAAAACTGTTAGGGGCTGATTTTAGTATCAATACTTTGTATGAACAATTATACAAAGAATCCCTCAAAGGGGAAAAAGATTGTGATGGATTATTAGCCTATAATTATATTTCAGGGGAACACATCACTGACTTTGAAAGTGGTCGTCCTCTATTTGTAAGAAGGCCAGATAGCCGCTTCACCCTTGCCAATTTTATGAAAGCTCACCTATACGCATCTATGGCAGTTCTTCGAATAGGGCTTGATATATTAACAGTGGATGAAGCGATCCATGTTTCAGAGATTACTGGTCATGGTGGTTTATTTAAAACCCCTATAGTCGGACAACGGTACATGGCTGGAGCTACTAACATACCAGTTACTGTGATGAATCATGCCGGTGAAGGAGGGCCTTGGGGTATGGCACTTTTAGCATCATACGTAGAAAAAAAAGAAGCTTATCCAGACATATCTCAATTTTTAGAAGATGAAGTTTTTAGTGATGTTGATAAAAGAATAATGTATCCCTGTGATGCTGATGTAGCTGGATTTCGTAAATATTTAAAAGCATATAAAAAGGGTATCTGTATTGAAAGAAGGGCAGTAGACAATATGTAG
- a CDS encoding AraC family transcriptional regulator: MNNRDIVLSSITLIEKNLKNTISLAEISRQCGFSYYYFSKLFKTVTGYSPKSYILARKISESVDDLLNTNQRVLDIGLKYGFGSPETYTRAFKRIMHKNPNEIRKDGKVNSRLLLKPITKQTLNRFNHALDKSPEFVELNERQLMGIPFYYNISMKSDLSNSWSLFMQNLSTIPYIKKRERFYQMQYWFPDQDDDSTFFFIAVEVERIESVPIQFVAKTIPAGTYMKFRHKGRSNQVGYTYQYIYEEWLPNTDYRLSEHFNFEHYGEEYFGPYNEESVSDIYIPFQIK; the protein is encoded by the coding sequence ATGAATAATAGAGACATCGTATTATCATCAATTACCCTCATAGAAAAGAATTTGAAAAACACCATATCATTAGCAGAAATCTCAAGACAATGCGGTTTTTCTTATTATTATTTTAGTAAATTGTTTAAAACAGTTACGGGGTATTCGCCCAAAAGTTATATATTAGCTAGGAAGATATCAGAATCAGTAGATGATTTATTAAACACGAATCAACGGGTTTTAGATATTGGACTGAAATATGGATTTGGAAGTCCTGAGACTTACACTAGAGCTTTTAAAAGGATCATGCACAAGAATCCCAATGAAATTAGAAAAGATGGGAAAGTGAATTCGCGATTATTATTGAAGCCCATTACTAAACAGACTTTAAATCGATTTAATCATGCATTGGATAAATCCCCAGAGTTTGTTGAACTTAATGAACGGCAACTCATGGGAATTCCTTTTTATTACAACATATCTATGAAAAGCGACTTGTCAAACTCGTGGTCGTTGTTTATGCAAAATTTATCAACTATACCCTATATCAAAAAAAGGGAAAGATTCTATCAGATGCAATATTGGTTTCCTGATCAAGATGATGACAGCACCTTTTTCTTTATTGCTGTTGAAGTGGAGCGTATTGAATCTGTTCCTATACAATTTGTTGCTAAGACTATTCCAGCTGGAACTTATATGAAATTCAGACATAAAGGACGTTCTAACCAAGTAGGATATACTTATCAATATATCTACGAAGAATGGCTACCAAATACAGATTATAGATTATCGGAACATTTTAACTTTGAACACTATGGAGAGGAGTATTTTGGTCCATATAATGAAGAATCTGTTAGTGATATATATATACCTTTTCAAATAAAGTAA
- a CDS encoding alpha/beta hydrolase, translated as MTFYEKTIPNLINDEAKIEIIKDIVYKSLDNDHLKMDLYKPSIKVNKGRPVVVFIHGGPSKEKNIKEWGIFASWSKLLASVGYTAIVLEYRYVTQKAILSAEEDILDGLDFIRNSGETLSSKSDQINLFFFSGAGIFTSTFIREKFPFIRSIVCYYTLMEKKLSKKISFEGGMSPYHVLNKTKILPFPMFFAKAGKDRKAINSSIDRFISLKEQIKFTHSGDDIVVEYHEEGNHGFDVLNHDDRTKAIIMETLKFLNRYN; from the coding sequence ATGACGTTCTATGAAAAAACCATTCCAAACCTGATTAATGATGAGGCGAAGATAGAGATTATTAAAGATATTGTTTATAAAAGTTTGGATAATGACCATTTAAAAATGGACCTATATAAACCATCTATAAAAGTGAATAAGGGGAGACCTGTAGTTGTATTCATTCATGGTGGACCATCAAAGGAGAAAAATATAAAAGAGTGGGGTATTTTTGCTTCGTGGAGTAAATTACTAGCTTCTGTGGGTTATACCGCTATTGTTTTAGAATATCGCTATGTCACACAGAAGGCAATCCTATCAGCCGAAGAAGATATCTTAGATGGATTAGATTTTATTAGGAACAGTGGGGAGACATTATCCAGTAAATCTGATCAAATTAATTTGTTCTTTTTTAGTGGTGCTGGTATATTTACAAGCACCTTTATTCGAGAAAAATTTCCCTTTATACGCTCTATAGTATGTTATTACACTTTGATGGAGAAAAAGCTTAGCAAAAAGATTAGTTTTGAGGGTGGAATGTCTCCCTATCATGTTCTTAATAAGACCAAAATCTTACCATTTCCTATGTTTTTTGCAAAAGCAGGCAAAGATAGAAAAGCAATTAATTCGTCAATAGATCGCTTTATTTCCCTAAAAGAACAAATAAAGTTCACCCATTCAGGTGATGATATTGTCGTTGAGTATCATGAAGAAGGCAATCACGGTTTTGATGTATTAAATCATGATGATAGAACAAAGGCTATCATTATGGAGACACTAAAATTTTTAAATCGATACAATTAG
- a CDS encoding MFS transporter — translation MNGNINTIERRKKVQRKQLEKNIAVFYLYVGFGVRLIAPIVVLFLLQKGINLTQIMLLQSINAVSIVLLEVPTGAIADVVGRKFSLMLSSIMLVAGLAMYVLTHHFYAFVMAEIMFGFGLSFKSGADSALLYDTLKALKREDAYASIQGKAQFYAFLLQSLGSIMIGYLYTVDVNLPYMVSIVLISISGVATLFFTEVHKHQVKERPHYLRHIKSSAITVKNHHQIRAIMLYSVFIYGIWRIGFWYFQPYMKAVHVDAKYFGLLFAIFNVAAAMGSRKVHLITRRLKEKSLLFLGALFVGSFFLMGMTRLYVGVVFIAIQEFARGIRRPILLNYLNEHITTDKRATIISFTSLCENLVVALLYPFVGVLMDQLDIVQLHTYTGIVALIGTIVLYKHLSNRLKDFM, via the coding sequence ATGAACGGAAATATAAATACTATAGAGAGGAGAAAGAAAGTACAACGTAAACAATTAGAAAAAAACATAGCTGTATTTTATCTGTATGTAGGTTTTGGGGTTCGGCTCATTGCTCCAATCGTCGTCTTATTTTTGTTGCAAAAAGGCATTAATTTAACACAGATTATGTTACTTCAATCAATTAATGCTGTGAGTATCGTGTTATTAGAGGTGCCTACAGGTGCTATAGCTGATGTTGTTGGAAGAAAGTTTAGTCTAATGCTATCAAGCATTATGTTGGTAGCAGGATTAGCTATGTATGTTTTGACGCATCATTTCTATGCATTTGTTATGGCAGAGATTATGTTTGGCTTTGGACTGAGTTTTAAATCTGGAGCAGATAGTGCCCTTTTATATGATACACTTAAAGCATTAAAACGAGAAGATGCGTATGCCTCCATTCAAGGAAAAGCTCAGTTTTATGCGTTTCTATTACAGTCGCTAGGGTCAATTATGATAGGTTATCTGTACACGGTAGATGTCAATTTGCCTTATATGGTATCCATTGTATTGATAAGTATCTCGGGAGTAGCCACACTATTTTTCACAGAGGTACATAAACACCAAGTGAAAGAAAGACCTCATTACTTGCGACACATAAAATCAAGTGCCATAACCGTTAAGAATCATCACCAAATTAGAGCCATTATGCTATACTCCGTTTTTATTTATGGGATATGGCGGATTGGATTCTGGTATTTTCAACCTTACATGAAAGCAGTACATGTGGATGCCAAGTATTTTGGTCTTTTATTTGCTATTTTTAACGTTGCTGCCGCCATGGGTTCAAGGAAAGTCCATCTCATTACGCGGAGATTGAAAGAAAAATCATTACTGTTTTTGGGTGCATTGTTCGTGGGTTCATTTTTTTTAATGGGTATGACCAGATTATATGTGGGTGTCGTTTTTATCGCCATACAAGAATTTGCTAGAGGCATTAGAAGACCAATCCTTTTAAACTATCTTAATGAGCATATTACAACAGATAAAAGGGCAACGATCATCTCTTTTACAAGCCTCTGTGAGAATCTTGTGGTGGCTTTATTATATCCTTTTGTTGGCGTCTTAATGGACCAATTGGATATTGTGCAGCTCCATACATATACAGGAATCGTTGCACTGATAGGTACCATTGTTTTGTATAAACACTTAAGCAATAGGCTAAAGGACTTTATGTAG